In one window of Meleagris gallopavo isolate NT-WF06-2002-E0010 breed Aviagen turkey brand Nicholas breeding stock chromosome 12, Turkey_5.1, whole genome shotgun sequence DNA:
- the AQP9 gene encoding aquaporin-9 produces the protein MTISVGFAMAVTIAVYVSGGISGGHINPAVSLAMCVAGRLKWTKLPIYILAQLLGAFVGAAAVFGIYHDAFMEYSNGTLEVTGPYATAHIFATYPAPYLSLINGFADQVMSTAVLLLVIFAIFDTRNNRVPKGLEPVVVGLLIIVLTCSLGMNSGCAMNPARDLGPRLFTAIAGWGMEVFT, from the exons ATGACAATATCGGTTGGCTTTGCAATGGCAGTCACCATAGCAGTGTATGTGTCTGGTGGGATTTCTG gtgGTCACATAAACCCTGCCGTTTCATTAGCCATGTGTGTGGCTGGAAGATTAAAATGGACCAAATTGCCAATTTACATATTAGCACAACTCCTGGGAGCATTTGttggagcagcagctgtctTTGGGATTTATCACG ATGCCTTTATGGAGTACAGCAATGGAACACTTGAAGTCACAGGACCTTATGCAACAGCACATATCTTTGCAACATACCCAGCTCCATATCTATCCCTCATAAATGGATTTGCAGATCAG GTGATGTCAACAGCTGTTCTTCTTCTGGTTATATTTGCTATTTTTGACACCAGAAATAACAGAGTACCAAAGGGCCTGGAGCCAGTTGTAGTAGGACTTCTTATAATCGTTCTTACTTGCTCTTTGGGAATGAACAGTGGCTGTGCCATGAATCCAGCCAGGGATCTCGGCCCCAGGCTCTTCACAGCCATTGCAGGATGGGGAATGGAAGTATTCACGTAA